The stretch of DNA CAATACTTACTTATCATTGGAGCTTTATCCCATGTGATTAATTTGGCCTTGGATATTAACCTTGCAACAGGACTTTCCTGTTTAATGCTACACAAAGAATCCTCATTTATGGTCAAAGAAATTTTAAACCTTGAATGTGCAGTTCTTCCATTAGGCAACAAAAGTGTAGCAATCCCACTCGAAACAACATTTAAAACTATACCTCTTTTAAACCTAATTGAGCATGATATAGTTGACCATAAGAATGTTTTTCCACAACCACCTTGATCGTATAAGAAGAAAGGTCCACTCATATTACCGCTAACAGCACCAATTATTTGATTGTATGCAAATTTCTGCTCATTAGTTAGCCTTTCTAAATACCCACTTAGTTCAATCGCAAGAGCATTAACgtcaaaataattgaaacaaTTGACTATTAtgacttatatatatacactaattACAAACGATATGAATTTCTAATGGAAATACTTGatactaatagaaaaaaaattatataaatagaaattatttaattttaatttcaatttcatataataaaacagtaattttcaaaaattatgaaatctttttttaacaTATGTATTATGCCATACGTATAAATTATACGAGGTTGTACATAGTAGTATTTCTGAAGGGTTGTATGCTAACTcaggatatatatatacacgACAGTACCTGTATGCTTATGCTTGTGTATGTTTAATTAGTTGTCCTTGCAAGTTTTCTTATAAAAGTTTATCCAAAACTCGATAGTACGCTAACCCGATTACATGCTTAATAATACATAGTAAAGGTTTCATGTGAACAAGTTGGTGACACTTGATTTCTGGTATGATCATGACTTACTAATTTCCTTTgccataaataatatactaaaactgttagtatattatcttctttatggttaattgaatttatcaatgatttttccgtgtaaatcgttattacccaatttttaataactacttaatatacaaaatttaaaattggaaattgttattactaatttaattaactggttaattgagtaataattgtcaaattattaaggtGCAAAATCATTGACTTACTCAATaaatttctatatattatttatatttcaagtaataatttgaaattatattatttacccagttaataatactattattaataattattttttacattgatttttaaatcaattattaaataattatttttgttaagataattgtttataaattatttcaaattatattttgttacgatataattatttagattattactcATGGCACaggtataattttattttataccaattaatcaattataattatatgacacaggtgtaattttaattttatctaccGATTATTGGCAAATAAGTTTTAttccaattataaataaaatctgtTTTTATTGGCAAATAAATTGTCTTTAAGTCAACGATTTAATATATGTGTAGGTtcattttttgtcaaatataatgaaaatacaaataaaaaaataagggaTAAAAGTAAACTTAATAATACATGAcactactttattttattaaattatttaaaaatagcacatccacaaaaaataatcgtaatatataaattgaggcaataatttaaaattctataattataatttaatcaaatactaatagtaAAACCAAATTACCAAAACAATATTGAACCTATTTTAGTCCTTAGTCACGTATAGTATAGAATCATTCTTGTAACGACAACCAACTGAAATAACATCGTAAGttttaatatttagaattcGTGCAAAATTAGACCATCCTCTTGTTAGATAAGCTTCATCATTCGCTATCCATGCAATGCGGCAAGGTATAGAATTGCCACACCGAGAAACCAAACTAACTTTTATTTCCCTCAATggcattgcatgcatgcaaaagaaagctggtaatttctgaaaaaaaatcaaaatatgttaaaaaattattttaataacgaACAacttaaactaagaaaatttaaatatattaccaatcgttGAAATTGCATATCTGAATTTGTCGTGAATTTAGCAAAATTGAACGCTTACAACTATGTAGTTGGAACCcgaatcagtgaagacaactcgatgaAGTATTTTATGGATGTGATGCATTATAAATAATTGTGACAAAAGACAATCGAACtggaacattagacgataagaataacttagagtaacaacaaataaaaaattatcaaaagaataatataatagaatgaatatataaaaaaatattataaaaaattataaattgtaccttaaaaggatcaacttcaataaaaaaacgaagaatacgttcttattctatgaagtagtaaaaaaaaacactaaatataaaattatgaattgaatctcaaatttagattcatgtaccaCAGGAAAACACTAACTATATATAGactttaataaaacaaaaataaatatgtaaattacctATTATTAAGGTGATTTTTAaataatgcattaaattttgatttgatacaattataatgaagatatgtttctaaattagtataattatatattattcattaaatattaattacaatataattatattaaagatattttttataaaataatttagaaaaattatttgacATACGTGAATCGGGtaacaaagattttttattattattattactgttattgatattattattatcattaaaattattaaaagtatttttaattgataattgataagtagtttaataatgtattaaatattgatttgatataattataattgatgagtttggaaaactctaaattaatttgatgatgatcaaatattattaaaacaattaataacaaaattattaatttgatttttaatccacacttattaattaataattttgttatatgCAGATTTTATCAAATGGCACAAAAGAATGCATGAAGCCCAATTTGATTGACAAAAATAATCAGTCTttgtacaaaaatattaatatatgtgGCTGATTTATTAAAATGATAACTGAGCCAAAAGTTTAAGAAGCAAGCCCAATTAAAATCCTTGCAAGACCAACAAGGGTTAgattgaaaataaagagaaagcaaaggaTGAATGCTTCTCACGGACACCAACTCATTCCGTGGTtggaatttaaattttgaattaaatagaTTTAATGAATGCCTTGgtatatgaaaagaaaatatctGATTTGATGGCATTTATTGAGTTGGGCACGTTATAAGGCAAAAGCAtggaaatttgattttaattgattttaattgacAACATTCATTGCTTCCATagctttgcttttctttctactctctcttttctctctttgcATTCGGTCACCTCACTGTCAGAGAAGAAGATGGTAGAAGCAAGTAATCTGAAGAAGGAAGCAGAGGCTAGACATGGGTAATATAAACCtaactcatttttattttcttctttaattacaTTGTAAGTTTTTCTCtgttctctctcctctttctttcgGTCTTGTCTAGTAGGAAAGGAGGAATGAAGCAAGCTATCAGTAAAAATCACAGAGAAGCTAGTTGCAAGCAAGAAGCCATTGTGATGATggcatcaagaaaaagaaaacaaaaagtatgctgtggctgaGATTCTCATCACttatggtaagatttggtgaagaGATCTTGGCTTATCCATACCCAAAAATGGATGAAGAAGATTTNNNNNNNNNNNNNNNNNNNNNNNNNNNNNNNNNNNNNNNNNNNNNNNNNNNNNNNNNNNNNNNNNNNNNNNNNNNNNNNNNNNNNNNNNNNNNNNNNNNNNNNNNNNNNNNNNNNNNNNNNNNNNNNNNNNNNNNNNNNNNNNNNNNNNNNNNNNNNNNNNNNNNNNNNNNNNNNNNNNNNNNNNNNNNNNNNNNNNNNNNNNNNNNNNNNNNNNNNNNNNNNNNNNNNNNNNNNNNNNNNNNNNNNNNNNNNNNNNNNNNNNNNNNNNNNNNNNNNNNNNNNNNNNNNNNNNNNNNNNNNNNNNNNNNNNNNNNNNNNNNNNNNNNNNNNNNNNNNNNNNNNNNNNNNNNNNNNNNNNNNNNNNNNNNNNNNNNNNNNNNNNNNNNNNNNNNNNNNNNNNNNNNNNNNNNNNNNNNNNNNNNNNNNNNNNNNNNNNNNNNNNNNNNNNNNNNNNNNNNNNNNNNNNNNNNNNNNNNNNNNNNNNNNNNNNNNNNNNNNNNNNNNNNNNNNNNNNNNNNNNNNNNNNNNNNNNNNNNNNNNNtatatttgtataattatttatttttacttaaatgctaattatagtataagtataataaagatatttttataaaataaatttagaagagaaaatagtgCATTTATTTTGGCAGAAAAATAGATTTATGAGGAATTGATATCTCACTTTTATTATTTGGGgacagttttagtatattaagtagataacTTAGAAGTATTAAAGGTAATTATTAATAAGTTTATACGAACATAAATATGAAAAAGGATGACATCACAATTGTCATATAAGtattaataaatttgttttaagGTTCTTCTCTTCGTCCCAAAATAAAAAGTCCTTTTGagagaaaaatttaatttgttattcatTACTGGTTTTCTATGGAATATGAACAGAAGAATTAAATGCAAAAGATTTGAGTTTAAAAACAAAAGTTGATAGCTACATTTTGCGTTGATTTAACAAAGTTGATAGCTACATTTTGTGTTGATTTAAAACTTGCAGTTGTACTAGTAGTAAATCCATGCACTTGCTAGGCTTTCAACGGAttgttttttcaatttaaagaaTAACTATAGTATTATTGTAATCAATTTGTATTTTGTATCTAGCAAACCTAATATGGTATTATTGTAATCAATTTGTACTTTGTATGTAGCAAATCTAATTAATGTCCATCATTGTTCCTGTTCCTGTATAGAAATGAATTCCGAGGCATAGCTCGTTCTGTTGATATTTGAACTTGCTTTccttaagagtaagaggaaggaACAtcgttaaaatatatttttagcgGCTCATTTTTTGAAAcatataaaactaatttaacaataatttcatAAGAATGACTTTTAATGCAAGTAAATCAAATATAACTTTTATGCATTTTTGTTGAATtagtcttaattttttaaaaatttagttgttggggatatatttgatataaatcgaaaatttttgggacaaattgaaacaaattttgagatatttttaaaacttttattatatttcaaaaacaaaaaaatattctatcctaaaaaatatttaattactatTTTGTTTGTAAAAGTTAAAGGATTAGATGTTGTATttgttagaaaataaattattatttttcatgcgTTTAGGGGGTTGAGTTAGATGGAGACCGGAGAGTCATTCTTACAAAAAGATTTTACTCTATCAAATGAGATTAGAATAAAGATTAAACCTTGTCTACGTATTGCTATCTGCATTGCTTGCATGTTATTTATACATATAGTtgtaaaaatactttttaacttttttaaaaaaataggtaAAGTAGTATTATTTTAGTTCgtaatatttttgttagattttaataataataataaatctttgTTATCCGATTCAcgtatatcaaataatttttctaaattattttataaaaaatatctttaatataattctaaattattttacaaaaaatatctttaatataattatattgtaattaatatttaatgaataatatataattatactaatttagaaatatatcttcattataattgtatcaaatcaaaatttaatgcattattaaaaaattaccttaataataggtaatttacatatttatttttgttttattaaagtctatatatagtgtttttctgtggtacatgaatctaaatttgagattcaattcataattttatatttagtattttttttactacttcatagaataagaacgtattcttcattttatatttagtaattttttttactacttcatagaataagaatgtattttttgtttttttattgaagttgatccttttaaagtacaatttataattttttataatatttttttatatattcattctattatattattcttttgataattttttatttgttgttactctaagttattcttatcgtctaatgttccaGTTCGATTGTCTTTTGCCACAATCATTTACAATGCATCATATCCATAAAATACTTCATCGAGTTGTCTTTACTGATTCAGGTTCCAACTACATGGTTGTAAGCATTCAGTTTTGCTAAATTCATGACAAATTCAGATATGCAATTTCaacgattggtaatatatttaaatttcctTAGTTTAAGTTattcattattagaataattttttaacatattttgattttttttcagaaattaccagctttcttttgcatgcatgTGCCATTGAGGGAAATAAGAGTTAGTTTGGTTTCTCGGTGTGGCAATTCTATACCTTGCCGCATTGCATGGATAGCAAATGATGAAGCTTATCTAACAAGAGGATGGTCTGATTTTGCACGAATTCTAAATATTGAAACTTACGATGTTATTTCAGTTGGTTGTCGTTACAAGAATGATTCTATACTATACGTGACTAAGGACTAAAATAGGTTCAATATTGTTTAGGTAATTTGGTTTtactattagtatttgattaaattataattatagaatttgaaattattgcctcaatttatatattacgattattttttgtggatgtgctatttttaaataatttaataaaataaagtagtgtcagttattattaagtttatttttatcctttatttctttatttgtattttcattatatttgacaaaaaaataaacctACACATATATTAAATCGTTGACCTAAAGACAATTTATTTGCCAATAAAAacagattttatttataattggaaTAAAACTTATTTGCCAATAATCggtggataaaattaaaattacacctgtgtcatataattataattgattaattggtataaaatgaaattataccCGTGTCATgagtaataatctaaataattatatcttaacaaaatataatttgaaataatttataaacaattatcttaacaaaaataattatttaataattgatttaaaaatcaatgcaaaaaataattattaataatagtattattaactgggtaaataatataatttcaaattattacttgaaatataaataatatatggaaatctattgagtaaatcaatgattttgtaccttaataatttgacaattattactcaattaaccagttaattaaattagtaataataattttcaatttcaaattttgtatattaaatagttattaaaaactgggtaataacgatttacacgggaaaatcattgataaattcaattaaccataaagaagataatatactaacagttttagtatattatttatggcAAGGAAAATTATTtcctcaaattaaattttatataattatagtaaGTCTCTATAATTAAAGCAATATAAAACTGCTTcatatatagcaataatattatacatatttatatatctcttcttttatctcttttttttaaatattgacatataattaatgtagaaaatatataatattaaactgTTTTGTTAtgcatatatatgaatttatataataaccCGTATAATTTATACGTATGGCATAATACATATGTTAAAAAAAGAttccataatttttgaaaattactgttttattatatgaattgaaattaaaattaaataatttttatttatataattttttttctattagtatcaagtattttcattaaaaattcatatcGTTTGTAATtagtatacatatatatatatataacNNNNNNNNNNNNNNNNNNNNNNNNNNNNNNNNNNNNNNNNNNNNNNNNNNNNNNNNNNNNNNNNNNNNNNNNNNNNNNNNNNNNNNNNNNNNNNNNNNNNNNNNNNNNNNNNNNNNNNNNNNNNNNNNNNNNNNNNNNNNNNNNNNNNNNNNNNNNNNNNNNNNNNNNNNNNNNNNNNNNNNNNNNNNNNNNNNNNNNNNNNNNNNNNNNNNNNNNNNNNNNNNNNNNNNNNNNNNNNNNNNNNNNNNNNNNNNNNNNNNNNNNNNNNNNNNNNNNNNNNNNNNNNNNNNNNNNNTGTACTTTTGTTGCCTAATGGAAGAACTGCACTTTCAAGGTTTAAAATTTCTTTGGCCATAAATAAGGATTCTTTGTGTAGCATTAAACAGGGAAGTCCTCTTGCAAGGTTAATATCTAAGGCCAAATTAATCATATGGGATGAAGCTCCAATAATAAGTAAGTATTGTTACGAAACTTTAGACAAATGCCTCAGAGACATCTTAAGGTGCTCAGATTCGTATAATGCTCATTTGCCATTTGGAGGTAAAGTTATTGTTCTTAGAGgagattttagacaaatttTACCTATGATTCCTAGAGGCTCAAGGCAAGATATAATTCAGTCTTCTATTAATTCTTCATATTTGTGGCATAACTATAAGGTTTTAAAGCTTACAAAAAACATGAGATTGTCACTAGGTGAAAATAACAACATACAAGAACTCAGAAATTTTGCagaatggctactcaaaattgGTGATGATTTGGCTGGTGATACAACAGATGGTGAATCGATCGTTCATATACCATCTGACATTTTGATTAAGAACTCTGAGACAGCTTTGAATGACCTCATTGATTTCGTGTATCCAGATATGTTATCCAATTTATCCGTTGAAAATTATTTCAAGGATAGAGCAATTCTTGTACCAACTTTGGATTGTGTCACTGATGTCAACAACAAGATGACTGCAGGGTTACTTGGACAAGAAAGAGTCTACTTAAGTTCAGACTCTGTGTGTGCTGAAGAGGGAAATATGGAATTTGAGTTAGATGCTTTCTCGCCAGAAATTTTAAATGGAATAAATTGTTCAGATCTACCACCACACAAGTTGGTTCTGAAGGTTGGCGCTCCTGTTATGTTGCTGCGGAATATAGACCAAACTAATAGTTTGTGCAATGAAACGAGGATGCAAGTTAGAAGAATGGGAAATCATGTGTTAGAATGCAAGACTTTAACTGGTAACAAAGCTGGAAGTATTGTTCTTATCCCAAGACTGAATCTAATTCCAAATAATGAAACANNNNNNNNNNNNNNNNNNNNNNNNNNNNNNNNNNNNNNNNNNNNNNNNNNNNNNNNNNNNNNNNNNNNNNNNNNNNNNNNNNNNNNNNNNNNNNNNNNNNNNNNNNNNNNNNNNNNNNNNNNNNNNNNNNNNNNNNNNNNNNNNNNNNNNNNNATGGTCAATTGTATGTTGCGTTATCAAGGGTAACGAGTAAAGATGGTCTGCGAGTGCTGTTGCAAGATCATGGACACTTGGAAGATAACTACACANNNNNNNNNNNNNNNNNNNNNNNNNNNNNNNNNNNNNNNNNNNNNNNNNNNNNNNNNNNNNNNNNNNNNNNNNNNNNNNNNNNNNNNNNNNNNNNNNNNNNNNNNNNNNNNNNNNNNNNNNNNNNNNNNNNNNNNNNNNNNNNNNNNNNNNNNNNNNNNNNNNNNNNNNNNNNNNNNNNNNNNNNNNNNNNNNNNNNNNNNNNNNNNNNNNNNNNNNNNNNNNNNNNNNNNNAAAATTcgtataattttattctcttgacaaacaattttataattacgttaatcatataattttatatacaaacatTGATACATTGTTGTTTTATGTACATATTTTGCAGGTATCAAAGGATAGCATTGAATTGTTATTCAAtaggtttaaattatttattgtttattacaaaactttctgcattagaattttctattaatttgttcttcattttgagctgattttgatattttcttacttcacagtaaatcaacatataaaactttgttggtagatttaagtattactagattatttatggtcatattgagtatatatgcctgatttattgaaaaaatagattaaataactattttatagttaatacaattaacactatattaaaaaaagaaaaacaacgtatataagttatttttttattaattaaattattataattaaaataaaatttaacataacaacttaaaattataatttcaatcttatcacgtgcatggcacGTGTAATTAAACTtgtattatcttatttttaatggcaactaaaattataaaaatcaacaTCCCACGGCTTCCATAAATTGCATCAAACTTTtctaaaaaaagttaataaagtaaagaaaataaaaatctaatttcaatcaaaataattaaacttacctattataaaaattataaatttaacagATTCAATTTTCTAATCCTcggatgattttttttttcaacaagagtaaattaataaaataatatctaaaagtCTACATCAATGATAAAAAGAATCCAAAAAATACTAacgacaaaaataaatttttgaaaaattaaaaaatatgataaaagaactagatattaaatatatatattttaaataataacttaaaagattaaattttgatgtaattttttgtaattattattaaaaaaataagatatttttatttttaaaatttagtaattttttattaaataattttttaaaaaaaattattatgaatggctatatggttgaaaaataaaaaaaaaattatagagatcaaattttgtttttaattgtttCGTGCActttttgattatttatttaaggTAATTAGCGATTAAATTTGTTGAGTAGTGAATTGACGTTAACCTTCCCGgcaatttaatttgatgatagGTTTTTTCGTAGAGTTATAATTGTGAGGGGACCCAACAAAACATGAAAGCCTAAACCATATGATGTTTGATCTTTGTCTCCCTATTCTCAGTTACCGTCGATCAGCATCCATGCCCACGTGCTCACCTCATGTATTTCCTTATCTCTATCACTTGGGGGGCATGCTAGTTGCTACTTCATGTTGACCCTTCTTTTGGATCTTCTTAACACATTGTTTGGATATgtggaaaatgaaaagaaagaaaatttttgaagggaaaataaatggaaaatttGTTTTACGTTTATTTGGATGGAAGAGAAAAcaggatggaaaagaaaaaagttgtgTGGGGTCCATTGAATTTGTTTTCACCCATAACCTGCAAAAAAAActggagaaagaagaagaattaatagcaaaataatttatatacccttaaattgtttataatttatctatcattttattatataattttttggcaaaaaaatagagttagttttttttgttatagtATTTAAAAATCATTGAACAAGgaagacaataaaaaatattcttaaaaataatatattgaaATCTTGaatattaaattgaataattcatttttttagaaaaaataacttaaatacattagtaatatataatttatatataatataaaaaaagtattaacgtaaatttattatactttcattttttcttcttttaattttcttttcatccaaacaaataaaaagtttctctctattttctttctactcattttcttttcatccaaacaacatataaaaaaatttacttttccttctattttctttcatctcattttctttcctctcatcttcttttttttttcattttccatCCTACATCCAAACACACCCTAAAAGTTAAAACTATTACTCTTTTGGTGGTCCTCAACTCCTCATGCTTTGCTTATAACTCTCTAACTTCATTTTATAGTTTCACTCCTTTTGCAATTACTTTTAGGCGAATTTTCCCACGCTTTTAATTTTGGTGCTGAAATTGTCGAAGTTGATTTTTATAGTaagttttaattattaaaaaattatttacttttatatttttaatttaaatattaattcttatctctttttaataaattagataaGTGTATATAGATACCATAATATATCCCTTAATTTTATCTTCAGCATGATGTATGTTGTGGAGGCTTTTGCTTGCCCATTCATGtcttatttatgaaaaaattaacgAGGGTGTAATTAAGTTTCAAAAAATATTCTACATTATTCCCTTTTTTCAGTTAATTAATGTTCTTTTAACCtacatttgattttaaaaatagaNNNNNNNNNNNNNNNNNNNNNNNNNNNNNNNNNNNNNNNNttttttatatttaaatctttaatattatttaatttaattaaattttgtttata from Arachis duranensis cultivar V14167 chromosome 4, aradu.V14167.gnm2.J7QH, whole genome shotgun sequence encodes:
- the LOC107485825 gene encoding uncharacterized protein LOC107485825, with amino-acid sequence MRLSLGENNNIQELRNFAEWLLKIGDDLAGDTTDGESIVHIPSDILIKNSETALNDLIDFVYPDMLSNLSVENYFKDRAILVPTLDCVTDVNNKMTAGLLGQERVYLSSDSVCAEEGNMEFELDAFSPEILNGINCSDLPPHKLVLKVGAPVMLLRNIDQTNSLCNETRMQVRRMGNHVLECKTLTGNKAGSIKG